In Brachypodium distachyon strain Bd21 chromosome 2, Brachypodium_distachyon_v3.0, whole genome shotgun sequence, one genomic interval encodes:
- the LOC100839901 gene encoding uncharacterized protein LOC100839901 encodes MGDGRRRRRRRRRRRRQRKQNPQSKSAAEDKADAIPDELLCLVFLCLTSPVDLVRAASACRRWRRAIASDVFRVVCSQHGAPPSHVVGHYSVDEPLLTTRPPGRYPHFVPSSSTPWKEVVAPGFLELDFLPPTEYGESKWELADVRGGLLLLARFSATHDLASPLGLVVCDPLARRYKTVPASAWFRGRCYFLGSFLLDGEDDAAGARISLSNFRATCVIYRDGIAKAYAFSSAGGGRWTSSAHGSTVVFRNDYWTAPALAIFAGSTAGCAYWTVVNRDVALALDKEAGELSSCVLPEALRGKPPSQDYAYELPWPPTIRACL; translated from the coding sequence ATGGgggacggccgccgccgccgccgccgccgccgccgccgccgccgccaacgcaaGCAGAATCCTCAGAGCAaatcggcggcggaggacaaGGCCGACGCCATCCCGGACGAGCTTCTCTGCCTGGTGTTCCTTTGCCTCACCTCGCCCGTCGACCTCGTGCGCGCCGCGTCCGCCTGCAGGCGCTGGCGCCGCGCCATCGCGTCGGACGTCTTCCGCGTCGTCTGCTCTCAGCACGGCGCGCCACCCTCCCACGTCGTTGGCCACTACAGCGTCGACGAGCCCCTCCTCACCACGCGTCCGCCCGGGCGCTATCCTCACTTCGTTCCCTCCTCGTCAACACCTTGGAAGGAGGTCGTCGCCCCAGGGTTCCTGGAGCTCGACTTCCTCCCGCCGACGGAATACGGCGAGTCCAAGTGGGAGCTGGCCGACGTCCGGGGCGGGCTCCTGCTCCTTGCGCGCTTCAGCGCCACACACGACTTGGCGTCGCCGTTAGGTCTCGTCGTCTGCGACCCCCTCGCACGGCGCTACAAGACGGTCCCTGCCTCGGCGTGGTTCCGCGGCCGATGCTATTTCCTGGGCTccttcctcctcgacggcgaggacgacgcggcAGGTGCGCGCATCAGCTTGTCAAATTTTAGGGCCACGTGCGTGATCTATCGTGATGGCATTGCCAAGGCGTACGCGTTCTCGTCCGCCGGTGGTGGCCGTTGGACCTCCTCCGCGCATGGCAGCACGGTGGTATTCCGCAACGACTACTGGACGGCCCCGGCGCTGGCCATCTTCGCAGGGAGCACCGCGGGGTGCGCCTACTGGACGGTTGTGAACCGTGATGTTGCTCTTGCTCTCGACAAAGAGGCCGGCGAGCTCTCGTCGTGCGTCTTGCCAGAAGCGCTCCGGGGCAAGCCTCCATCTCAGGATTACGCGTACGAGTTGCCTTGGCCACCTACCATCCGAGCTTGCTTATGA
- the LOC100840202 gene encoding GDSL esterase/lipase At1g09390, translated as MTSGGLMNGGGSSVSAAKISLRLQYYVLLAAVAAVLVVACLKYMPAAAAVAAVGGYGTAFVGAGQVAVAGRAAGDACSDDRTAARSPVVIFNFGDSNSDTGGMAAAKGLNINLPEGRTYFRRPTGRLSDGRLVIDFICESLNTPHLSPYLKALGSDFRNGVNFAIGGSTATPGGSPFSLDVQLHQFLYFRTRSFELLHKGERTPIDHEGFRNAIYAIDIGHNDLSAYLHLPYDQVLAKIPSIIAPIKFSIETLYAHGARKFWIHGTGALGCLPQKLSIPRDDDSDLDANGCLTTYNAVAKAFNGKLSESCGLLRNRMADATIVFTDLFAIKYDLVANHTRYGIEKPLMACCGNGGPPYNYNHFKMCMSGEMQLCDIDARFINWDGVHLTEVANSIIASKLLTGDYSKPRIRIASLVNSTKPHHDG; from the exons ATGACCAGCGGCGGCCTGATGAACGGCGGGGGCAGCAGCGTGAGCGCGGCCAAGATCAGCCTGCGGCTGCAGTACTACGTGCTGCTGGCCGCggtcgccgccgtgctcgTCGTCGCCTGCCTCAAGTacatgccggcggcggcggccgtggcggcggtcggcggctaCGGGACGGCCTTCGTCGGCGCCGGGCAAGTCGCCGTTGCCGGCCGTGCAGCCGGGGATGCCTGCAGCGACGACAGAACTGCCGCCCGGTCTCCGGTGGTGATCTTCAACTTCGGGGACTCCAACTCCGACACGGGCGGCATGGCGGCCGCCAAAGGCCTCAACATTAACCTCCCGGAGGGCCGCACCTACTTCCGCCGCCCCACCGGACGGCTCTCGGACGGTCGCCTCGTCATCGACTTCATCT GTGAGAGCCTGAACACGCCTCATCTGAGCCCGTATCTAAAGGCGCTGGGCTCGGACTTCAGAAACGGCGTCAACTTTGCCATCGGCGGATCGACGGCGACGCCCGGAGGATCCCCCTTCTCGCTGGACGTGCAGCTGCATCAGTTTCTCTACTTCAGAACCAGATCTTTCGAGCTCCTCCACAAAG GCGAGCGGACCCCGATTGACCATGAAGGATTCAGGAACGCCATCTACGCCATAGACATTGGGCACAATGACCTGTCTGCCTATCTCCACCTTCCCTACGACCAAGTGCTCGCCAAGATCCCATCTATAATTGCTCCCATCAAGTTCTCTATTGAG ACTCTGTACGCGCACGGCGCGAGGAAGTTCTGGATCCACGGGACGGGGGCGCTGGGCTGCCTGCCGCAGAAGCTGTCCATCCCGAGGGACGACGACAGCGACCTCGACGCCAACGGCTGCCTCACCACCTACAACGCCGTCGCCAAGGCCTTCAACGGGAAGCTCTCCGAGTCCTGCGGCCTGCTCCGGAACCGCATGGCCGACGCCACCATCGTCTTCACCGACTTGTTCGCCATCAAGTACGACCTCGTCGCCAACCACACACGCTACG GGATTGAGAAGCCCCTGATGGCGTGCTGCGGGAACGGCGGCCCGCCATACAACTACAACCACTTCAAGATGTGCATGTCGGGGGAGATGCAGCTGTGCGACATCGACGCCCGGTTCATCAACTGGGACGGCGTCCACCTCACCGAGGTCGCCAACTCCATCATCGCCTCCAAGCTGCTCACCGGCGactactccaagcccaggATCAGGATCGCCAGCCTTGTCAACTCCACCAAACCTCATCACGATGGCTAG